aacattttatacatttttaactacaaaaaaattattaaactttaaatttgatacattttgtcaaaatttgatctttaaatgcatataaaaaaaaattgtgcctatgtatttttaatatttttcaactgctattagaacgatatatcaggattcaggagccttatattaagtttttactcttttttacccaacaaataaaattttattgatatttatagaaaaacaaactaaaataattgaaaactgacaatgtccgtaaacagctcaaaaagagtcaaattattttcaaaattttatcgtgtatagaaaatgctaatacaaacattcagtgaaattttcaagtatctacagtcatacgttttttaattagaacaaaataagaaaatcgttacatgagtgaatatcaaaataatgtaaaaatatgaatttcaaacgctcataaaaatttaatttgactttcctgtagacattttttttttgataaaggtaaactaacttatggataatcttgtattatattttcaaatcttagatttaaaaagaaaaattttaatgaattctcaactcaaaataatttgctaattttcgtgatttttccgtattttgtcaaaatttgaactttaaatgcttataaataaaaactgtgactaagcatttttaatttttttcatctgcctttgaaacaataagctaggagccttctatttaattttcaagcttttttactcaacacatacaattttattgatatttatagaaaaaaaaactaaaaaaaaaaggaaattgacaatgtccgtaaacagctcaaaatatttggaaaatgttatggtgtataggaaatgcaattataaacattcagtcaaaatgtcatgtccctacggtcatttgttttagagttacaccaaaaaccaaaatcgattttctcgaaaacaggttttgcgtaaaaactcccgtttttccttaatttttcttttgtttttcacgtcgcttttgaaaactactgggaaatttttacttttgacccccccaaagtaaccaactagattcactttcctatcagaaaaattactgttgaagaaaatccaagcacttttactgtcctaaaaggtgatgacagacacaaaaataaaaaaataaaaaatatatcattgtaaaattaacacattcatcgttccactcagaatttaaaattttatagaaaataatagattttaagaaaaagtttaatttaaaataaatatcgaaaattgtaaattatgtacaatttcTGTGTCTGCAATTGATTAGttcatttttgtatataagCTTGCAAACTTGTCGTTGAAACTCGTAATACAGCGTGCAAAATATGTTCATCACTACACTTTTTAATGAGTTTAGCATCAGTAAAGGGACGATTATTTTTCGATATCATTTGTGCAACTATATAACTAACCCATATTACTGATTTATTAtggttaatttgttttttaaaaatatttagcttaatatttaacaatgatttaaaatgattaatttttatttttcttatatcaccaataatatattctagTTGATTTATGTTCACTATCATAATGCCGTTGTATGTTATATTCTTTCATTGCTGATACTGtttttttgacaaattaaacaaaaaaggtttccacaaaaaagtataaatcaaCCAaagaatcattaaaaaaaacgatattcATCACAAATTGTTCTTTTTTAGTCACCATAATTATGTTTGAACTCACTAATAAAATGAAACTATTACAAACCCACACATACGGATGTGATTACGGGCTTTACTAATCGCTACAGTGTTCAGACCCATaagaactaaattatattaaaaataatattgaacaaaaataaaacatgaaaatTTAACATCTTTGTGTGGGCCACAAAATATTGCATCACGTGCCGTGGGTTGCCAACCCCtgctttatagtatataatgtaccaatcattatttatacaatgcatagtttatcaaatattaaaaaataattagtaaataccgttcgaaaaatgtcattaaaaagtattaaattgttAGTCTTAACacctaaatttaaattgttatcaaaataCTAAATGCCTAGTACTTGATTATGTgcataagttttaaaaaatatatatattttgataattaagttttaaaaaagtaaaaacttgttgaaattatttctgtttatattatttttcattgtcATAGTAGTTTGCAATACCcgttgatgaaataaaaaaaataactttaataattaggtaatatagtacaaatttcaataaaaaataaagtaatcaCAGTAAACTTgtgatttcaaaaaaatcagtAACCAAATAACCTAAATGTACTGGGAAGGTAAAAAATAcagtataaataaattcataaaatcctattttaaatatatattatttcaaaaagataattcaattatcaataaatattatttagatttttattcttCTTCGTTCTCTTCACCTCCTTCTTGATCGTCTACATCCACATCACCATTTTGCATACCTTCTTCATCTTCTTCGTCATCGTCACCAGCAATTTCAGCATTTTCCAATTCAGCTTTCTCCATTTGTCGCACCAAATCAGCTTCATCACTAGCCGTAACCACTTTcggctaaaattttaaattttaaatgtttaattttatatgaatttatataaaataataaagcccTGAACTAAATATATGGAATGTGCATTATGTATTGTTCTCATACATGTAAAACGTGCCTATATGCAGCTGCCATATGCATTctgaataatattgatatgatttttaacatttatattatgattatgatagtAAACATTTCCATAGATAACATAACTTTTCGTCATGTTTCCTATGACTCGGATTGCATATGGCGACCTCCAACCAGGGTTTTGATTAATCAACGCATTCTCGGTGTGTTTAGATAAGTGTAACAGATAATAATGTattctttatatttaaatataataggacACAGTGAAACtactatttagaaaaaaattatttttgtaataatttatgcctaaaaaaaatagtattaaaagcttcacagtaaaattttttaaaatacatatatttcttTACCGGCATTTGGATTTTGAATACACCACCAAGAGTTTGAATAGATTTATCAATCTCTTCAATAGCAGTTTGCAATGCTTTCAAACCGTCGGTTTTTTCAGGTGTGGCAGTTGTcattactaaaaaaacaaaaattaattatatataaatcaattataaatttattttaatattttaaaagttctaattatttataacatattaataatgaacTAAAAATGAATGATGTTGGTTAATAAAGTtaggtacattaataaaattgatttaaataaaaaacaaaaataactactTTGTTTGAATTAGTATGacgtattaattttgtaattattagtttaattatttaaatgtatgataaggtataaatagctaataaatatttaccatatAATGGTGGAGCAATTAGATTGATTTTGATTGGAAGCTCCTCTGTCGAGCAAGCAAGACCTGCTTTTAAAGCTGTCTTAACAGCATCAATTCCTTCGTATCCATAACATGCAACTTCAATATCAGCTCGTATTTTTACAGCTTGGGAAGTtaattttcgtttaatattattaagcaaTACATTTTGAGTGCTCTCGTCCAACCCACATTCGGCTAATATAGTTGGAtccctaaaataattaaaatgttgctAATATTACTTGTACTTAATGaaagcaaaataaaagttaatactaatattattataattaataacaatttgaacAAACATTTAACTAaacttctaaaaaaaattgaaaggaactgcatttataatttataaagatcAGGGAATAATGTTGTAAAGTATTAGttgtttcaaaatttaatcACCATAATAACACTcatatcttccaaacccattaGCATtagtactaaaaattaaaaaaactcaaaaacaacttgttcaatttttgaattagatgtcttaatattcataaaaattatataataaataatttacagtaaaaaaaaaaggttttttttttggaaaaaataagtttatgtaTCCACATGACACACAATTGACAAACAATCTCaagaatttggaaatattgtcttaaagtataggtatttaaaaattccaaaaatcagattttgaataactacatTACTGAAGAAAAAAGGGGCGATCATGCATAGTGAACACTCtatacaatgaataataataatgagccaaaaatattattataattattaaaaaatagacaaaaaaCTTACTGAACAGCTTGTTTGAAAAAATCATAAGCCGATGACTTCTTTTTGGTTCTTTCCTCGTAAAACCAAGCAGTTTTATGGTATAGTTCTTCAAATTGAGCATCAGattcaaagtttaaaagttCTGCAACGTGCCGTAAAATTGAATTAACAGCTTTTGCTTTAGCAAATCTTTCAGTACACTTTTCTATATCTTCAGGAGAAACTCTTCTTTTACTCAAATcaatataacctataatatatacacataggaGTATTAGACAGctgtataaaaaagtattaagtataaagaagtttaaaaataatattctacctTTTTCTTTGTCTACACGAATTACAACTACAGGTTCAGTCTTGCCGATGCGAATCAATTTGTTGATGGAACGAATACGTCGCCTGGACAATTCTGATAACAATATCATACCCTCAATGTTGTTGTATTCCAGAAGATGTACATAGGCACCCATTTCTTCAATACTACGGACGTTGACCATGACGACATCGTCAATTTCTGGATAACGTTCGGCATAAAACCGACACGACAACGGCATTTTAACCTaataacacacataatattaaaatttgtcttCGGTTTACTGTAAACAGATACGTAATCCACATCAGACTACTTacctagtttaaaattaaaaaatatattagaggTTTTTAATCGTATAAAATAAGACTAGTAATAGTAAATGTTCtcttattaatacaaataaaatcaaattgacattgtaaagtaaaaaaaaaaagaaatttaaataaaattaatacctgAGGTGTATTCCCGAATCCTGACGCAATCACAAAAAgattaaattctaaaaacataacCTCACATAGCCGCTATGGTCATAGTATCACGTGATATGTATTACAGTTTCGCGTGATTTCTTCCATGATTACTCGTACTTCCGTGCCTAATTTGAATGCTGTAATATAGCGTATGACCACAGAGTATTTATCAGTCCATAGCACAACTAAAGAAGTATAAAAgtacaaaactattaaaaaaaatatttggagcAGGCAAATAATCTCATTGTATCGTTAAGGGAACTAAGCTACATCTTTCGAACTTTTAGGCGGACAAATCCTCTCAATATTTCCGCCTTTGCGCCCAAACGTAAAAAGTTCCTCGAATACGCGAACCGTTATAATAATCCATGCATTAATTATCCAGGTgtcaattcatattttataccgGGGGTTTCACTAAACATATAATGAATCAATTAAAGTGAGCTAAAGGTCCCTTAAAAAAGATTTGATGAACCATGGTTGTtccattaaatttattaaattgtgtatCCAACAcagtgatgtataatatatatatatatacgattataaatcatagaataatatttttctatgtaGAATTGAACGGTAGATGATAGACGGTAGACCTACAAGTGCAGACCTATGCCGAGTGCAAACCAACATTAACCAAATTCTGCCGAGTGACGGAGTTGGCGAGTTGCCCGAGTTGtctgtcttataataataataagactcTTATTTTTCAGAACAATGAGAAAAGCGCTCCCGGTGGT
Above is a window of Metopolophium dirhodum isolate CAU chromosome 3, ASM1992520v1, whole genome shotgun sequence DNA encoding:
- the LOC132942199 gene encoding eukaryotic translation initiation factor 2 subunit 1 isoform X1, with product MFLEFNLFVIASGFGNTPQVKMPLSCRFYAERYPEIDDVVMVNVRSIEEMGAYVHLLEYNNIEGMILLSELSRRRIRSINKLIRIGKTEPVVVIRVDKEKGYIDLSKRRVSPEDIEKCTERFAKAKAVNSILRHVAELLNFESDAQFEELYHKTAWFYEERTKKKSSAYDFFKQAVQDPTILAECGLDESTQNVLLNNIKRKLTSQAVKIRADIEVACYGYEGIDAVKTALKAGLACSTEELPIKINLIAPPLYVMTTATPEKTDGLKALQTAIEEIDKSIQTLGGVFKIQMPPKVVTASDEADLVRQMEKAELENAEIAGDDDEEDEEGMQNGDVDVDDQEGGEENEEE
- the LOC132942199 gene encoding eukaryotic translation initiation factor 2 subunit 1 isoform X2; translated protein: MPLSCRFYAERYPEIDDVVMVNVRSIEEMGAYVHLLEYNNIEGMILLSELSRRRIRSINKLIRIGKTEPVVVIRVDKEKGYIDLSKRRVSPEDIEKCTERFAKAKAVNSILRHVAELLNFESDAQFEELYHKTAWFYEERTKKKSSAYDFFKQAVQDPTILAECGLDESTQNVLLNNIKRKLTSQAVKIRADIEVACYGYEGIDAVKTALKAGLACSTEELPIKINLIAPPLYVMTTATPEKTDGLKALQTAIEEIDKSIQTLGGVFKIQMPPKVVTASDEADLVRQMEKAELENAEIAGDDDEEDEEGMQNGDVDVDDQEGGEENEEE